A stretch of the Oxyura jamaicensis isolate SHBP4307 breed ruddy duck chromosome 4, BPBGC_Ojam_1.0, whole genome shotgun sequence genome encodes the following:
- the LOC118166779 gene encoding BTB/POZ domain-containing protein KCTD8-like: MEKGPVVRGQLSRQLSRHGSLPGSSWLSLPVPEPSEIEQSPKKHMSSSEPILDIKTEAAEALPGRSDPGEPRRGQETRQDPPSPSGGYNAASPSTSIHGEPSPTPSTGESILKDPSSGQDDSSPAGSAPWPEDPEECPARPNTLDFSKPPKKLEEVKEMGQRCNSDHATVKENGVGGSPVATGLSEERKALESELGKCIEDFRKIKIPLAFPNKKRQWQSELLRKYQL, from the exons GTAGCTCCTGGCTTAGCCTGCCTGTTCCCGAGCCTTCAGAAATAGAGCAGAGCCCTAAAAAACACATGTCTTCCTCGGAGCCCATCCTGGACATCAAGacagaggcagcagaagcacTGCCAG gCCGCAGCGACCCTGGGGAGCCCAGGCGAGGCCAGGAGACAAGGCaggacccccccagccccagcggtGGGTACAACGCCGcatcccccagcaccagcatccATGGTGAGCCCAGTCCCACTCCATCCACGGGTGAGAGCATCCTGAAAGACCCCAGTTCAGGGCAGGATGactccagccctgctggctccGCACCTTGGCCAGAAGACCCCGAGGAGTGCCCCGCTCGCCCCAACACCCTGGACTTCTCCAAGCCTCCAAAGAAGCTGGAGGAGGTGAAGGAGATGGGGCAGAGGTGTAACAGTGACCATGCAACGGTGAAGGAAAATGGGGTGGGAGGCAGCCCTGTGGCCACGGGGCTGAGTGAGGAGAGGAAGGCGCTGGAGTCGGAGCTGGGGAAGTGCATTGAGGACTTCCGAAAGATCAAGATCCCCCTCGCCTTCCCCAACAAGAAGCGGCAGTGGCAGAGCGAGCTGCTGAGGAAATACCAGCTGTGA